A window of the Henckelia pumila isolate YLH828 chromosome 3, ASM3356847v2, whole genome shotgun sequence genome harbors these coding sequences:
- the LOC140891306 gene encoding CBS domain-containing protein CBSX3, mitochondrial-like — protein sequence MMQGGIQAIFSHGNVLKNVVLRHMNLRPRAALPLAFTRHESVSAAHMEEHGFESTTISDILKGKGKSADGSWLWCTTDDTVYDAVKSMTHHNVGALVVVKPGEEKSIAGIITERDYLRKIIVQGRSSKSTKVGEIMTEENKLITVTPNTKVLKAMQLMTDNRIRHIPVIKEGGMIGMVSIGDVVRAVVSEHREELNRLNAFIQGGY from the exons ATGATGCAAGGAGGTATTCAAGCCATCTTTTCTCATGGAAATGTGCTCAAGAACGTTGTCCTGCGTCACATGAACCTGAGGCCCCGAGCTGCACTGCCTCTGGCGTTTACACGCCATGAATCCGTTTCAGCTGCACATATGGAAGAGCATGGGTTTGAAAGCACCACAATATCAGATATTCTGAAAGGTAAAGGGAAGAGTGCAGATGGATCCTGGCTTTGGTGCACGACAGATGATACTGTGTATGATGCTGTAAAATCG ATGACTCATCACAATGTTGGAGCTCTGGTGGTGGTTAAACCTGGAGAAGAAAAGTCAATTGCTGGAATTATAACCGAAAGAG ATTATCTTAGGAAAATTATCGTACAAGGACGGTCATCCAAATCCACAAAGGTTGGGGAGATTATGACCGAAGAG AACAAACTCATCACAGTAACACCAAACACCAAAGTGTTGAAAGCAATGCAACTGATGACAG ATAACCGTATCAGGCACATTCCGGTGATTAAGGAGGGTGGGATGATCGGCATGGTGTCAATTGGAGATGTCGTTCGTGCTGTTGTGAGCGAGCATCGTGAAGAGTTGAACCGCTTGAACGCGTTTATACAGGGAGGATACTAG
- the LOC140889866 gene encoding uncharacterized protein: MTAYLEKSTSSDKWSRAFCQGNRYNIMTTNGAESINSRFSEERELPIIAMLNSLQSMVSVLFNKHRTSAELASSRTKLTPSIELILRTRFNESQCLKVTQLNYSEYHVVGDDTDEVVDFSTYSCSCCVFQCDKIPCKHALAACHLANYDIYELCSPYYLVHMWRLAYSGTIYPVPHQRYWKIPEDISILEVLSPHFKPKRGRPNKRRRPSTREFGRQRKKKCSICNDVGHYKSTCTRNST; this comes from the coding sequence ATGACTGCATATCTCGAGAAAAGCACTTCATCGGACAAATGGTCTAGAGCTTTCTGTCAAGGTAACCGATATAATATTATGACAACTAATGGGGCTGAGTCGATAAATTCTAGATTTTCCGAGGAAAGAGAGTTGCCAATCATAGCGATGTTGAATTCACTTCAAAGTATGGTTTCAGTTTTGTTCAACAAACACCGCACATCGGCAGAGTTAGCCTCAAGCAGAACAAAGTTAACTCCATCGATAGAGTTGATTTTGCGAACCAGGTTTAATGAGTCACAATGCCTAAAGGTAACTCAATTGAATTATTCTGAATATCATGTAGTTGGCGATGATACGGATGAAGTGGTTGATTTCTCCACCTATTCGTGTAGTTGTTGTGTGTTCCAATGTGATAAAATCCCTTGTAAGCACGCATTAGCAGCTTGTCATCTTGCAAATTATGATATCTACGAATTGTGTTCACCTTATTACCTCGTGCATATGTGGCGCCTAGCCTACTCGGGTACCATTTACCCTGTGCCTCATCAAAGATATTGGAAGATTCCCGAAGATATTTCTATTTTGGAAGTGTTGTCTCCTCACTTCAAGCCAAAGAGAGGGAGACCAAATAAACGAAGAAGGCCATCTACTAGAGAGTTTGGACGACAACGAAAGAAAAAATGCAGTATATGCAATGATGTTGGACATTATAAGTCGACATGTACTCGTAACAGCACTTGA